The stretch of DNA ttgagttcattaattcttcttagtaatcgaaagaggataGTTGAATTATTCATTAAACCAAGTTAgcaggataatcgagagaggttctcctaaagaccaatccactacgcattcttgcatatcttcacgtgcttaaattggttcatcttgtgaggttgatacttaatcgagagagaagtttctactaaacgtttgaactaacaATTGAGTTAATTCGAGAGAGTCACTTAAATactagaagtgaattatctaaagttagatcccaaataattatcttgcacctatccaattaACCCCTATTTTCttccactgataacttccttgcttacttttgttgcgattgtcattagttaatagctttagattcttagttaattttagttattaatcacaTAACCCTCGATTATTGATTCTCTTGAATAGAGATCAAGCTATAAATTATGGAAATACTATTTAAATTCAATCcccgtggatacgatattatactatactatttttgactagcgagcaaatataagtgtgtgtttcgagttcGTCAAATTTTGGCTCCACATAGTAAGATCTATAAGgtttttaataaaagaactatgtgtgtggaATAAAACATTcatgttatttttgatgaatcCAACAATTTTGCTGAAAAAGGTCTACAGGATGAAGATTATGACATAGGATTCACTAGTGATGGAGATACAAAGGAATCTGACGAGTATGGGTCTGAAAACCACAAGGAAATTGATAGTGATCAtgaggaacaagaagaagaaagaactacTCTAACTTCTGACCAAACAAATGAAGCCACACCTACTGAACCTACTCCTTTGGGTCACTACTCACATGAATTTTCTCTAGGTATACTGATCAGACCATGGAAGCATCAAAGCTCACACCCTCTTTAGAATGTCATCTATGATCCAAATTTAGGGGGTGCAAACCAGGTCTTCTCTAAGAAATCTATGTGCCCACATAACATTCCTCTCACGGGTTAAACCTAAGACCATCAAAAAAGCTCTAAAGGATCCAGACTGGATCATATCCATACAAGATGAGCTAAATTAGTTTGAGAGAAGCAAGGTCTAGCACCTGGTATAGAAACCCAAGAACAGAACTCTCATATGTACCAGATGGGTATTCAGAAACAAGTTGGatgaacaaggaaatatcacaagcaACAAGGCTATACTGGTGGTTCAGGGATACAATCAAGAGGAGGGCATTGACTATGATGAGACATTTGCACCTGTAGCTACAATGGAGGCTATAAGAATGCTGATAGCCTTTGCAGCCAACATGGAATTCACTTTATACCAGATGGATGTAAAGAGTGCCTTTTTGAATGGGTACCTGAAGGAAGAAATGTTTGTCAAACAACCTCCTAGATTTGAAAGTGAAGAATTTCCTAACTATGTGTTCAAACTGGATAAATCTCTTTATGGTCTGAAACAGGCTCctagagcttggtatgaaaggctCTCAAAATTCCTCTTAGCCAACAACTTTGTAAGAGGAAAGGTGGACAACACTCTATTTCTGAGGATCAAAGGGAAGAATATTCTGATTGTgcaagtgtatgtggatgatattATCTTCGGGCCCACCAATGATGCAATGTGCAAGGAATTTGTTGAGATGATGAAAAATGAGTTCGAAATAAGCATGATGGGTGAATTGAACTTCTTTCTGGGGCTGTAAATCAAGCAAACAAACCATGATACATCAGCAGAAATATATCAAAGAGTTACTGAGGAAATTCAACATGGACTCCTCTAAGTTTATTGATACCCCCATTGCCATTGCAACAAAGCTAGACCTTGATGAAGAATTGAAAAGTGTGAAACATAAGCtatatagaggaatgattgggTCACTGTTGTACCTCACAACAAGTAGGCCTGATATAGTGTTTAGTGTGGGAttatgtgcaagatttcaggaAAATCCCAAGGAATCTCACCTGAAGGCTGTCAAAAGAATACTAAGATATCTCAAGGGAACCCCTGACCTCTGTCTATGGTATCCCAGAGG from Nicotiana tomentosiformis chromosome 11, ASM39032v3, whole genome shotgun sequence encodes:
- the LOC117273505 gene encoding secreted RxLR effector protein 161-like yields the protein MIHQQKYIKELLRKFNMDSSKFIDTPIAIATKLDLDEELKSVKHKLYRGMIGSLLYLTTSRPDIVFSVGLCARFQENPKESHLKAVKRILRYLKGTPDLCLWYPRGYNFDLVGYADPDYACFYVHRKSTSRTAYFLGSCLVSWGTKKQNLVALSTAEAK